One region of Salvia miltiorrhiza cultivar Shanhuang (shh) chromosome 3, IMPLAD_Smil_shh, whole genome shotgun sequence genomic DNA includes:
- the LOC131014367 gene encoding hydroxycinnamoyltransferase-like, whose translation MLYMLCFSATQLITWNIEREREREMEQGRRSRVKLESILSVVSGKPTEPGKIHKLSLLDRAMRPHTIHIVFYYGSNPFLDGPMPSDLGNLRVTLSELLDEYPYVTGRLTQEPDGDWQIKFNDAGVRMLQATVDATIDEWLRSADAAEERDLTAWEEMPHDPTFWSPFRLQINKFKCGGLALGLSCTHMHTDLTSATMLFKAWSEVHRRQPPTHPPIFELPPPLTPTPPIPTPSPHPTAPTKLATATFKFSAAAVDKCLSQAPPGATPFDVLAALFWCRAAQWQPHASKRSLSICVDFRDQGQHPPVPYAYFGNALRFSTLTVDADDLLSGGLGQVAGHVHRHVAGMRKEEFSSVVDENGSGGMYGGAALTCVNAEHMVEAESGRGIMYDAEFKKGERPVHVSYCVGNVAGEGLIMVMPAEEGGRGRTVTATLPEEQVAELCKDQVILDLGPNMILCGRR comes from the exons ATGCTTTATATGTTGTGCTTCTCTGCAACTCAACTGATCACTTggaatatagagagagagagagagagagaaatggagCAGGGAAGGCGCAGTAGAGTGAAACTGGAGTCGATATTGAGTGTGGTATCCGGCAAGCCAACCGAGCCCGGGAAAATACACAAGCTGTCGTTGTTGGATCGGGCCATGCGCCCGCATACGATCCACATTGTGTTCTACTACGGGTCGAACCCCTTCCTGGATGGCCCGATGCCGTCGGACCTGGGCAATCTTCGGGTCACCCTATCCGAATTGTTGGATGAGTACCCGTACGTGACGGGTCGGTTGACCCAGGAACCCGATGGCGACTggcaaatcaagttcaacgacGCTGGAGTCCGGATGCTCCAAGCCACCGTAGATGCCACCATCGACGAATGGCTCAGATCTGCCGATGCTGCGGAGGAGCGGGATCTCACGGCCTGGGAGGAAATGCCACATGACCCCACTTTCTGGTCTCCTTTTCGACTCCAg ATAAATAAGTTCAAATGTGGAGGATTAGCCCTTGGATTGAGCTGCACTCACATGCACACCGACCTCACAAGCGCTACAATGCTGTTCAAGGCATGGTCGGAGGTCCACCGCCGTCAACCCCCCACACATCCCCCTATTTTTGAACTTCCGCCGCCCCTCACACCAACTCCGCCCATtcccaccccctccccccaccccaccGCTCCAACCAAACTGGCCACCGCCACCTTCAAgttctccgccgccgccgtcgacaAATGCCTCTCACAAGCCCCACCCGGCGCCACCCCTTTCGACGTCCTGGCCGCCCTCTTCTGGTGCCGCGCCGCTCAGTGGCAGCCGCACGCGAGCAAGCGCTCTCTTTCCATATGCGTCGACTTCAGGGATCAGGGGCAGCACCCGCCGGTGCCTTATGCCTACTTCGGAAACGCCCTCCGTTTCTCGACGCTGACCGTGGACGCCGACGATCTGCTGAGCGGCGGATTGGGGCAGGTGGCCGGCCATGTCCACCGGCACGTTGCCGGGATGAGAAAGGAGGAGTTTTCCTCAGTTGTGGATGAAAATGGCAGTGGAGGAATGTACGGCGGCGCTGCGCTGACGTGCGTTAACGCGGAGCACATGGTTGAGGCGGAGAGTGGGCGGGGGATCATGTATGATGCAGAGTTCAAGAAGGGGGAGAGGCCCGTGCATGTGAGCTACTGCGTGGGGAACGTGGCGGGGGAAGGGCTGATTATGGTGATGCCGGCAGAGGAGGGCGGCCGGGGGCGGACCGTCACGGCCACCTTGCCGGAGGAGCAGGTGGCGGAGCTTTGCAAGGATCAGGTGATACTAGATTTGGGGCCCAATATGatcctatgtgggaggagatgA